The Aphis gossypii isolate Hap1 chromosome 3, ASM2018417v2, whole genome shotgun sequence genome includes a region encoding these proteins:
- the LOC114131448 gene encoding microtubule-associated protein futsch-like isoform X31: MGNPSDHVETPLTGGYLLIVLAEPRTAEHKLAILKKLTKGLSCWNYEESGVEIVTELNAIVNQNIEGEEGKNGEQLFQYVSDNLVAEILINPQHSTLVQCVRNLLASFTKYRCIIHAGYSFTENGSWIVQDGSFSVIDFLDAYKTAEAQRTIRLHENHIRIDLHCSADADWNQVSRLKGTRFLLNPPEKIVDNESIESTVRWLCDKIEVVELDILLEGSQVVGNIRFSRPTLYVFPAGQGDSALFGINGFNMLIDGGAGRNSCFWGFARHLDRLDAVLLTRLNSSNLEGVASFLKRKTMSSLYPQIGHFFCNFKTRKQISSPNTDAKQDVLSISLIDTAQSIITDLKQLQLRPHLCYRNINLEPINLYHKVGHGKLDMYVLNPSKDSKEVKDFLTKWNEGDQKLFNPTKDLQFPLPNIISVCTLLVWQPANPNTTITRIFFPGSSPQNKIFESLERVRHLEFLKHPSCSIKSMSSSTSVTIKSQTTKKTVLEKMIPGETKAVKTMENLEVSTSASNAVIQTAIIPTVPKEGTPKPKFPVEAEKSKPNLKTVTKETVNSKTKIEHKYSSISAKVNSNKVIQKSTTIKKTLKLSSKSPPTDKSTPTTPIENQEKTPKPIKQVIKPKSTIKSPSSTPTKSKKEEANRKVLVSSRTNSGLKRTQITKKEIKPAKPINEIETEGISSKKDSNIIYKSSLISGDKDKSGEEEDILIVEKVAITPEKLLTPDGKKIIANELDGILTTAKDIVIKEKCVEKLSDSGATTAPTMPEDEKINDSKKEIEVNESDQKSEEFKKAKDALKTPDEVADLPFHEEADEHKTKVTEKVIETEIESQEIVQVENAEYVLVSLDSSPEALKRQVLDNVNLLDTELDEESEKEDEYVEKKESKLIEHLLESSKDLCEITDKIDELKKQNEHEINNHLIHENLQNYSHGNTETINVCAELINQEKQIEIQEKAKSRGSLSDETLQTMVNETITTATNVINRSGSTTEEQERVSEHIRATHESKVSTKPDSIDNEQVQSSLNDTNTSSSKITSRSGSISIDKKANTTEKTTDKQDSKASSNAGSVCEEPVKSPVNETVTSSSKVASRSGSITDDQAKTTEISEDKKDSKASSKEASVCDEPVKSPVNETITSSSKVASRSASITNEQEKTTGNVNDNQDSKASSRAGSVCDEHVKSPVHETFTSSSKVASRSGSIITEEQEKTTDKQDSKASSKAGSVCDEPVKSPVHETILTADKVASRSGSITTDEQEKTLDKLESKASSKAGSVCDEPVKSPVHETILTANIVTSRSGSITNEQEKTTENVNENQGSKESSRAGSVCDEHVKSPVHETITSSSKVASRSASITTEEQEKTLDKLESKASSKAGSVCDEPVKSPVHETILTADKVASRSGSITTDEQEKTLDKLESKASSKAGSVCDEQVKSPVHETITSSSKVASRSGSITTDEQEITTDKIDSKASSKAGSVCDEPVKSPVHETILTADKVASRSGSITTDEQEKTLDKLESKASSKSSSVCDEPVKSPIRETITSSSKVASRSGSITNEQEKTTENVNDNQDSKVSSRAGSVCDKHVKSPVYETITSSSKVASRSGSITTDEQEITTDIMDSKASSKAGSVCDELVESLLCEATASDKIKTMISSSISHEPLHDNQYSKVSRKASSICEEPLKSSELEINTDVTKLKSRPSSINQDQDIVYNSLTDKQEFNASSNETSSINYREPIKIDCFEKNTNERVISSRPNSEEELLDSVPSINKYSTLENTISDISFKEQEIVSTSLINKSNSICQDTESTPTLAMDKYDIETSSRKDSFCQDKNESITISSSSTSSICQEINTQSSKLSSRKSSIIDDLIDKPSKLQIGEKSSSLQESNIYDHSIDDNSKIFNKSGSLCDEMLNMSFNKVTENVISNKTCERIVSPTLIAENTECKIDNKEGSVGEESMKSSNNETGNKGNLISSTLNSIPQKTEEEKNQSSKSSSIFDETQKLQIENNKIILSPFEIIETNVIEKKVEESKSLGRIGSLCEEIAKFLTDDDKKMSTNNTYESSCGINESTLKNNNEVLKVETEPLLQFEKNTYALNKIEKPLQLDDEVKVSEKHDNINEKNTDHSLPAENITVSNIKSSDISTILIEENNKTGIMNVAQMVGKNINDESFTKHTAITDNESKNLKTVNPISSITSEECISKLSNVLIEDIVKSSNEKNIMNNSSLTDICVNQPLGVTLNSEDLGVTKDIVMQLKRDVHEALHQCSSDDERPYTPQSESSMSRSAMNIDEDDDDNEDNKIETDDDMAGSPMSTGPSPIQMQLDNRQVEINIDFNKAIQEHRITRGEDLTTTEANGNHVTEIKTTEHDNINQNQSTSSDTVQSWGKPLGLPPVQSINNNGFDPIREWGKPFGLPSPTQPVLELGETQNMSSKITPKKLKKIMDNKPIINVMDKDSQNRIRRSESPSKLRSRSSSRMSRINPVYLDLIYVPHHGNSKYVSADFFKRVRARNYVFSGTDPSKEVLNALIEGKQAWEDQDLEVTIIPTYDTDTLGQWVAENEELLTKLKIDLSPSASRCTIKLQDHNTSCSAYRLEF, from the exons GGCTTTCGTGTTGGAATTATGAAGAGAGTGGCGTTGAAATAGTAACTGAACTTAATGCTATTGTTAATCAAAACATCGAAGGCGAAGAAGGCAAAAAtg gtgaACAACTTTTTCAATATGTAAGTGATAATTTAGTGGCAGAAATTCTTATTAACCCTCAACACAGTACATTAGTGCAATGCGTAAGAAACTTATTAGCAAGTTTTACAAAGTATAGATGCATTATTCATGCAGGATATTCGTTCACAGAAAATGGATCGTGGATCGTCCag gatGGTTCATTTTCGGTCATTGACTTCTTAGATGCATATAAAACGGCTGAAGCTCAGCGCACAATTAGACTCCATGAAAACCATATTCGTATTGATCTTCATTGTTCTGCAGACGCTGATTGGAATCAAGTTAGTCGACTTAAAGGCACGCGTTTTTTGTTAAATCCGCCGGAAAAAATAGTTGACAATGAGTCAATAGAATCAACTGTAAGGTGGCTTTGTGATAAAATTGAAGTGGTTGAACTTGATATACTACTTGAAGGGTCACAAGTTGTGGGAAATATCAGATTTAGTAGACCTACACTTTATGTATTTCCTGCTGGACAAGGCGATTCCGCATTATTTGGCATCAATGGATTCAACATGTTAATCGATGGAGGAGCGGGAAGAAATTCTTGTTTTTGGGGTTTTGCAAGACACTTGGATCGATTAGATGCAGTACTATTAACAAGACTCAACAGTAGTAATTTAGAAGGAGTTGCATCctttttaaaacgaaaaaccATGTCATCATTGTATCCACAAAtaggacattttttttgtaacttcaAG acaagaaaacaaatatcatCTCCTAACACTGATGCTAAACAAGATGTTCTTTCAATTAGCTTAATAGATACAGCACAAAGCATAATAACTGATCTTAAACAATTGCAACTTCGTCCGCATTTATGTTATCGAAACATAAATTTAGAACCCatcaatttatatcataaagttGGACATGGAAAACTcgatatgtatgtattaaatccTTCTAAAGACAGTAAAGAGGTAAAAGACTTTTTGACAAAATGGAATGAAGgtgatcaaaaattatttaatcctACTAAAGATTTGCAGTTTCCATTGCCTAACATTATATCTGTTTGTACACTGCTAGTATGGCAACCAGCAAATCCAAATACTACCATcactagaattttttttcccgGAAGTAGtcctcaaaataaaatatttgaatcttTAGAAAGAGTCAGACatcttgaatttttaaagCATCCTTCATGCTCTATTAAATCAATGAGTTCATCTACATcagtaacaataaaatcacAAACAACAAAGAAGACAGTTCTTGAAAAAATGATTCCTGGTGAAACTAAAGCCGTTAAAACTATGGAAAATTTAGAAGTATCAACATCAGCCTCAAATGCTGTTATACAAACAGCTATAATACCAACAGTACCCAAAGAAGGAACTCCAAAACCAAAATTCCCAGTTGAGGcagaaaaatcaaaaccaaATTTAAAGACAGTTACGAAAGAAACAGttaactcaaaaacaaaaattgaacatAAATATAGTTCAATTAGTGCAAAAGTAAATTCTAACAAGGTTATACAAAAAAgtacaactattaaaaaaacattaaaattatcatctaAATCTCCTCCTACTGATAAATCAACACCAACTACTCCAATtgaaaatcaagaaaaaacgCCTAAACCAATTAAACAAGTTATCAAACcaaaatcaacaataaaatctCCTTCAAGTACTCctactaaaagtaaaaaagagGAAGCTAATCGTAAAGTTTTGGTTTCTTCAAGAACGAATTCTGGTTTAAAGCGAActcaaataactaaaaaagaaataaagcCAGCCAAACcaataaatgaaattgaaacagAAGGTATTTCTTCGAAAAAAgactcaaatattatttataaatctagtTTGATAAGTGGTGATAAAGATAAAAGTGGCGAAGaagaagatattttaattgtggAAAAAGTAGCGATTACACCAGAAAAACTATTGACTCCAGAtgggaaaaaaatcattgccAATGAATTGGATGGGATTTTAACAACTGCCAAGGATAtagtaattaaagaaaaatgcgTAGAAAAATTGTCAGATTCTGGAGCCACTACAGCGCCCACTATGCCAgaagatgaaaaaataaatgactcaaaaaaagaaatcgaAGTTAACGAATCAGACCAAAAATccgaagaatttaaaaaagcaaaagatGCATTAAAAACACCAGATGAAGTTGCTGATTTACCATTTCACGAAGAAGCAGatgaacataaaacaaaagttaCAGAAAAAGTAATTGAAACAGAAATTGAATCACAAGAAATTGTTCAAGTAGAAAATGCCGAATATGTACTGGTATCATTAGATTCATCTCCAGAAGCATTAAAACGACAAGTATTGGATAACGTTAATTTGTTGGATACAGAACTTGACGAAGAATCTGAAAAAGAAGATGAATacgtagaaaaaaaagaaagtaaattaatagaaCATCTACTTGAATCATCCAAGGATTTGTGTGAAATAACAGACAAAATTGatgagttaaaaaaacaaaacgaacATGAGATTAACAATCACCTAATAcatgaaaatttacaaaactataGTCACGGTAATACTGAAACTATAAATGTATGCGCAGAATTGATaaatcaagaaaaacaaatagaaaTTCAAGAAAAAGCGAAATCTAGAGGTTCACTTTCTGATGAGACATTACAAACTATGGTTAATGAAACTATTACGACAGCtactaatgttataaatagatCAGGATCAACTACTGAAGAACAAGAGAGAGTATCAGAACACATCAGGGCAACCCATGAGTCTAAGGTATCTACTAAACCAGATTCAATTGATAATGAACAAGTTCAATCTTCACTTAATGACACAAATACATCATCTAGTAAAATTACAAGTAGATCCGGTTCTATTTCAATAGACAAAAAAGCAAATACTACGGAAAAAACCACCGATAAACAGGACTCCAAAGCATCAAGTAATGCAGGATCGGTTTGTGAGGAGCCAGTGAAATCCCCGGTTAACGAAACAGTTACATCTTCTTCTAAAGTTGCAAGTAGATCCGGATCTATCACTGATGACCAAGCAAAAACTACAGAAATATCCGAAGATAAAAAAGATTCAAAAGCATCAAGTAAGGAAGCTTCAGTTTGTGATGAACCAGTGAAATCTCCGGTTAATGAAACAATTACGTCTTCTTCTAAAGTTGCAAGTAGATCCGCTTCTATTACAAACGAACAAGAAAAAACTACAGGAAACGTGAATGATAACCAAGATTCAAAGGCGTCTAGTAGGGCAGGCTCAGTTTGTGATGAACACGTTAAATCTCCAGTTCATGAAACATTTACATCGTCTTCTAAAGTTGCTAGTAGATCCGGTTCTATTATAACAGAAGAACAGGAAAAAACCACCGATAAACAGGATTCCAAAGCATCAAGTAAAGCAG GTTCAGTTTGTGATGAACCAGTGAAATCTCCAGTTCATGAAACAATTTTGACAGCCGATAAAGTTGCAAGCAGATCCG GTTCTATTACAACAGATGAACAAGAAAAAACCCTCGATAAACTGGAATCCAAAGCATCAAGTAAAGCAGGTTCAGTTTGTGATGAACCAGTGAAATCTCCAGTTCATGAAACAATTTTGACAGCTAATATAGTTACAAGTAGGTCTGGTTCTATTACAAACGAACAAGAAAAAACTACAGAAAACGTGAATGAAAACCAAGGTTCAAAGGAGTCTAGTAGGGCAGGCTCAGTTTGTGATGAACATGTAAAATCTCCAGTTCATGAAACAATTACGTCTTCTTCTAAAGTTGCAAGTAGATCCGCTTCTATTACAACGGAGGAACAAGAAAAAACCCTCGATAAACTGGAATCCAAAGCATCAAGTAAAGCAGGTTCAGTTTGTGATGAACCAGTGAAATCTCCAGTTCATGAAACAATTTTGACAGCCGATAAAGTTGCAAGCAGATCAGGTTCTATTACAACAGATGAACAAGAAAAAACCCTCGATAAACTGGAATCCAAAGCATCAAGTAAAGCAGGTTCAGTTTGTGATGAACAAGTTAAATCTCCAGTTCATGAAACAATTACGTCTTCTTCTAAAGTTGCTAGTAGATCCGGTTCTATTACAACAGATGAACAGGAAATAACCACCGATAAAATAGATTCCAAAGCATCAAGTAAAGCAGGTTCAGTTTGTGATGAACCAGTGAAATCTCCAGTTCATGAAACAATTTTGACAGCCGATAAAGTTGCAAGCAGATCCG GTTCTATTACAACAGATGAACAAGAAAAAACCCTCGATAAACTGGAATCCAAAGCATCAAGTAAGTCAAGTTCAGTTTGTGATGAACCTGTGAAATCTCCGATTCGTGAAACAATTACGTCTTCTTCTAAAGTTGCAAGTAGATCCGGTTCTATTACAAACGAACAAGAAAAAACTACTGAAAACGTAAATGATAACCAAGATTCAAAGGTGTCTAGTAGGGCGGGCTCAGTTTGTGATAAACACGTTAAATCTCCAGTTTATGAAACAATTACGTCTTCTTCTAAAGTTGCTAGTAGATCCGGTTCTATTACAACAGATGAACAGGAAATAACCACCGATATAATGGATTCCAAAGCATCAAGTAAAGCAGGTTCAGTTTGTGATGAATTAGTGGAATCTCTATTATGTGAAGCCACGGCATCAGACAAGATCAAAACAATGATATCCAGTTCTATATCTCATGAACCACTACATGATAATCAATACTCAAAGGTTTCAAGAAAAGCCAGTTCCATATGTGAAGAACCATTAAAATCGTCGGAACTAGAAATAAATACTGATGTGacgaaattaaaaagtagACCGAGTTCAATTAACCAAGACCaagatattgtttataattctcTTACAGACAAACAAGAATTTAATGCATCTAGTAATGAAACTAGCTCAATTAATTATAGGGaaccaataaaaatagattgttttgaaaaaaataccaatgAAAGGGTTATTTCTAGTAGACCCAATTCAGAAGAAGAATTACTTGATTCTGTacctagtattaataaatactccACTTTAGAAAATACTATATCTGACATATCTTTTAAAGAACAAGAAATAGTTTCtacatcattaataaataagagtAATTCAATTTGCCAAGATACAGAGAGTACACCAACATTAGCAATGGACAAATATGATATTGAAACAAGTAGTAGAAAAGATTCGTTTTGTCAGGATAAGAATGAATCCATAACAATTTCGTCAAGTAGTACTAGTTCAATTTGTCAAGAAATTAATACTCAATCTTCAAAACTTTCTAGTAGGAAAAGTTCTATTATCGatgatttaattgataaaccttcaaaattacaaattggGGAAAAGAGCTCTAGTCTTCaagaatcaaatatttatgaccATAGCATTGAtgataattctaaaatattcaacaaatcTGGATCCTTGTGTGATGAAATGCTAAATATGTCGTTTAATAAAGTAACAGAAAATgtcatttcaaataaaacatgtGAACGAATAGTTTCTCCAACACTTATCGCTGAAAATACAGAATGTAAAATAGACAATAAAGAGGGATCTGTGGGCGAAGAATCAATGAAATCTTCTAATAATGAAACTGGCAATAAaggaaatttaatttcaagtaCTCTAAATTCAATTCCTCAAAAAacagaagaagaaaaaaatcaatcatcaAAATCAAGTTCTATATTTGATGAAACACAAAAGttacaaattgaaaataataaaatcattttgtcACCTTTCGAAATAATCGAAACcaatgttattgaaaaaaaagtggaAGAATCAAAATCTTTAGGCAGAATAGGATCTTTGTGTGAAGAAATTGCTAAATTTTTAACAGatgacgataaaaaaatgtctacgAATAATACATATGAATCGTCATGCGGTATAAACGAatctactttaaaaaataacaatgaagTATTAAAAGTTGAAACTGAACCATTATtacagtttgaaaaaaatacttatgctTTGAACAAGATTGAAAAACCTTTACAACTCGACGATGAAGTCAAAGTTAGTGAAAAACATGATAACATAAATGAGAAAAATACAGATCATAGTCTTCCTGCTGAAAATATCACTGTTTCTAATATTAAGTCCTCAGATATTTCTACAATATTgattgaagaaaataataagactGGTATAATGAATGTTGCTCAAATGGTAgggaaaaatattaacgaCGAATCTTTTACCAAACATACCGCTATAACTGACAATGAatccaaaaatttaaaaacggtCAATCCAATTTCTAGTATTACTTCAGAAGAatgtattagtaaattatcaaatgttttaattgaagATATAGTGAAATCATCTAATGAGAAAAATATCATGAATAATTCATCATTAACAGACATTTGTGTAAACCAACCATTAGGTGTTACTCTAAATAGTGAAGACTTGGGTGTTACTAAAGATATAGTAATGCAATTAAAAAGAGATGTACACGAAGCATTACATCAATGTAGTAGTGATGACGAGCGGCCATATACTCCTCAAAGCGAATCTAGCATGTCTAGATCGGCAATGAATATTGATGAAGACGATGATGATAACGAagacaataaaattgaaaccGATGATGATATGGCTGGATCTCCTATGTCAACTGGACCATCACCAATCCAAATGCAACTCGATAATCGACAAGTAGAAATTAATATCGATTTTAATAAAGCCATTCAGGAACATAGGATTACTAGAGGAGAAGATTTGACAACTACTGAAGCAAATGGTAACCATGTTACAGAAATTAAAACAACtgaacatgataatattaatcaaaaccaAAGCACTTCATCCGATACGGTTCAGAGTTGGGGTAAACCACTAGGTCTACCGCCAGTACAAAGCATTAATAATAACGGTTTTGATCCAATACGTGAATGGGGAAAACCATTTGGTCTTCCTTCTCCAACACAGCCGGTCCTTGAACTCGGAGAAACTCAAAATATGAGTAGTAAGATTACACccaaaaagttgaaaaaaattatggacAACAAACCAATAATTAATGTCATGG atAAAGACTCGCAAAATCGAATTCGACGATCGGAGTCGCCGAGCAAACTTAGGAGTCGATCATCAAGTCGGATGTCGAGAATTAATCCTGTTTATCTGGATCTTATTTATGTGCCACATCAtggaaattcaaaatatgtatctgCTGACTTCTTTAAGCGCGTACGAGCTAGAAATTACGTTTTTAGCGGTACTGACCCTAGTAAAGAAGTCTTAAATGCCTTAATCGAAGGTAAACAGGCTTGGGAGGATCAAGATTTAG aaGTCACCATAATACCAACTTATGATACTGATACGCTGGGTCAATGGGTGGCAGAAAATGAAGAGCTGCTGACCAAGTTGAAGATTGATTTAAGTCCCAGCGCTAGTCGATGCACGATAAAATTACAAGATCATAATACCAGCTGCTCCGCATATAGactagaattttaa